The region TCAGAAGCTATGAGCCTCCACGAAAAAATTTTTGGGCAGAGACCTCGTGGACTATGGCCCTCGGAAGGCTCGGTTTGCCCGGAACTCATTCCAATTATGAGTGAACTGGGTATCAAATGGGCAGCGACAGACGAAGGCATTCTTTTTCATTCCCTGGCACGCCAAGGCGAATCTTCGACCGGTAATTATAACCGTGACACCCTTTTTTATCCATACGCTGTTGAGCATGAGGGGGCAAAGGTAAATATGGTTTTTAGGGATCATGGCCTATCAGACCTATTTGGATTTGTCTATTATCGCAATCAGCCCCGCCAGGCAGCGGAAGATTTCTTTTCCCATCTTCACAATATAAGGAATAATTGGCAGTCAGGTAAGAAACCGCTTCTGTTGAACATTATTTTAGATGGAGAAAACCCCTGGGAGCATTACAGCAATGGAGGGGAGACCTTCCTTACAGAAATTTATAAGAGCTTTTCAAACAGCTCTGATTTTAAAACCACCACTGTTTCTGACTACCTGGAAGAATTTCCACCGACAGGATCTATAGCCCATCTTTATACCGGCTCCTGGATAAACCACAATTTTGACATCTGGATTGGTGGAGTAGAGGAGAATGAGGGCTGGGATATCCTGGGACAGACGAGGTCCTTTTTAGCCAGGAGCCTTGAAGAGAGAAGGGATTTGTCTGATGAGGCCGTCTCTAAGGCCTGGGAAAGCCTTCATGCCGCGGAGGGCAGTGACTGGTTTTGGTGGTACGGAGAACATTTCTCCTGCGCTTATTCTTTTGAGTTTGACCGCCTTTTCCGGGAATATCTATCCCAGGTATATCGGGCCATGGGAGAAGAAGTACCTGAAAGACTGAAGTCTCCTATAAAAAGGCTCAAAAAAGTGATTCCACCTATAGAGCCCAGGGGATTTATACACCCTGTCCTTGATGGACGTCTGACGCAGTTTTATGAGTGGAGTGGAGCAGGTTATTTTGAAACCAAAACAACGGGCGGGGCCATGTATCAGGGAAGGGAAAGAATAACAGCCATATATTATGGTTTTAATGTGGACAGCCTCTGTTTCCGGCTTGAGACAGACGAAGCGGATTTTTCCGGATGGTCTCAGGACCAGGAGATTTATCTCTACCTTTTGAACAGCCGTCCTTACTTCCTTACTGTCTTCCCGGCAGCTAAAGGAGACGGTTTTTATTACCGATTATATAAGGGCAGGCCAGACGACCATGTTCTGGTTGATGAGTTCAAGTCTATTGGTATTTATAAGTTTGTTGAATTGGCGGTGTCTTTTAAATATCTTGGTTTCAATGTGGGCGAGGAGATCCGTCTTGTGGTGGAGGTAAGAGATAAGGGGTTGGTAAAGGAAAGGTATCCATCTGTAGGCTATCTTGCCATTATTGTGCCAGATGAAAACTTTGAGCAGATTCATTGGCAGGTATAATCTTTTCTTTGGTACCTAAACGGCAAAACTCAAAAAGGACACTGCCTAGACAAAAATGGCTTTCAGCGTTCAACTTAATGTGTTGTTTGTCTTGGATTTTTGCTGACAGCTAATCGCTGATCGCTGAAAGCGCGAAGCCGGAAACAGTAGTTTCCGGATGAACACGAGTTAGGAGGAACTAGTAATGCCTGAATTGCGTAAAGATCCCATTGTTGGGCGATGGGTTATTATTTCTAAGGAGCGGGGCAAAAGACCGTCTGATTTCATTGTCGAAAAGGAGATCGCGAAAGGCGGGTTTTGTCCACTTTGCCCCGGTCACGAAAACACTACACCCAAAGAGGTTCTGGCTTATGGGCGTAATCATGGTGAGCCAAACACACCGGGCTGGACACTGCGAGTGGTTCCCAATAAATACCCGGCGCTTATGATTGAAGGGGACCTGGACAAAGCGGGTGAAGGTGTCTATGACAAGATGAACGGTATCGGCGCCCATGAAGTGATAGTAGAAACTCCTAATCATGATGAGACCCTGGCAGAGCTATCCCCCGAAAGGTTAGTAGAAGTCCTGCGGTCTTACCGTGATCGGATAATTGATTTAAAAAAGGACATGCGCTTTCGTTATATTATGATATTTAAGAATTATGGGCGTGCAGCGGGGGCGTCCCTGGAGCACTCACACTCTCAGCTTATTGCCCTTCCGGTTGTCCCGGAATTGGTATGTGAAGAGCTGCAGGGGGCAAAGACTTATTATAATTACAAGGAGCGTTGCGTTTTCTGCGATATAATACGTCAGGAGCTGACCCGGGGGAGCAGATTGGTATGCGAAAACGAAGACTTCTTAGCCATTACTCCGTTTGCTCCCCGCGCACCTTTTGAGATGTGGATATTACCAAAAAGGCATAGCTCCTCGTATGTGGACGTGACCGATGACGAGTTTAGCCGGTTGGCACAGATTTTCTCAGAGACATTTCGACGCCTTAACGGCGCAATCCCCCGGGTTCCGTACAACTATGTCTTACACACTACTCCTCTTAAGGAAGGCGCACTGGATTACTATCATTGGCACTTTGAGATAATGCCTAAATTAACCATGATCGCAGGTTTTGAATGGGGGACAGGTTTCTATATAAATCCTACCCCGCCCGAAGATGCGGCCAAATTCCTGCGTGAATTGACGCTCTAGAATGATCCAGCTCCCTTAAGGAAGGTTGAGGATAACAATAAGAGATGAGCCCTAACCACAGCCTGTTTAAAAAAACAAAAAAGGAAAGGACAGTGGAGACGCTGGCCCGCGAAAACGAAAGCATGGTACGGGAGATCTCCACACTTTATAAGATAAGCGGTCACCTGATGACCACCGTTTCGGTAGATGAAATAGGAAAAACCGTTATCAGGGCTATAACCGGTGAAGAGGGCCTGGGCTTTGATCGAGCGGTAATCTGTCTGATGGATGAACAGGAGGCGGTTTTAAAAGAGGTATGGCGTGGGGAAAAAGGCGAGGAATCGTCGGCACGAGATATCATAAGACCATTAAACAAGGATGGCGGGGCGCTGGCTCAAGCCGTGCAGGAAAAAACCCCTATAACTATTAATGCCGGTTCAGATCCTGTGCTTAGCAAGATATGGTTTGAGGGCTCGGACTGTGCTGACTGCGCGGTGGTTCCCATTATAGCCAAGGATAAGGTAATGGGCGTCATAGTGGTCGATAATTCCTGTAATAATCGCGCCACAACTAAAGAGAATGTCCGTGTTATAAGCATGTTGGCCAATCGTACCGGCCTCGCCCTGGATAATGCCAGGCTTTACACCCTTCTTGATAGGACCAACAAAGAATTAGTAGAGGCCAGGGGACTGCTGGCAGAGGCGGAAAAATTGGCCGCCATGGGGGAGATGGCCTCTACCCTGGCGCACGAGATCAGGAACCCCCTGGTATCCATAGGTGGTCTGGCACGGCGGGCGATTAAAGTAGTAAATGGAGATAATGCTGGAAGGCGCTACCTCGAGGTAATTGTAGATGAAGTGGGGAGGCTGGAAAAGACCTTAAATGAGTTACTGGATTACGCCCAGGAACCGGCAGAGTCTTATGTAAAAAAAGACCTGAACCATATTGTCAAGGAATGTCTGGAACTGATGCGTCGTGAATTTAAAGAAGGGTCTATAACTGTAAAAAAAGACCTAAGGTCTATTCCACTGATATGGTGCGATGAGCGACAACTTAAGCACACCTTATTTAATATCCTGCTAAACGCCCGTCAGGCGATGCCCGGGGGCGGGGCCATCCGGATAAGTAGCTCTGTGGAAGAAGATGACGCAGGAGGGTATGTCACATGCACCATAAAAGATACCGGTGGAGGCATCCCGGAGGCCATTCTTCACAATATATTCAACCCCTTCTTTACCACAAAAAAGGGGGGATCCGGGCTGGGCCTGGCTATTTCTTACCGGATAGTTTCTCATCATGGCGGCAAAATAGAAGTTGAGAACGAGCCGGGTCAAGGGGTGGCTTTTTCCGTAAAACTGCCGATGAATCCTGAGCCTAGAGGGCATAATGTGTATAAACCAAAAAATAAGGTAACAAAACAAAAGATCGAATAATGGAGGGCTGGCCGTGGAAGAGAACAAAAAAATCCTTGTGGTAGATGATGAAGAAAGCATCCATCTGCTCTATCGGGAAGAGCTGGAAGAAGAAGGCTATCAAGTTTTTTCAGCGATGAATGGGGAAGAGGCCCTCGAAATATTCGGATCTAATCCCATAGATCTTGTGATTCTGGATATAAACATGCCGGGAATGGATGGCATAGAGGTGTTAAGGCAGCTCAAGGCCCAAAAGCCCTCTCTGCCCGTCATTCTAAGCACAGCATATAGCGAATACAAACACGACCTGGGGTCATGGGCGTCTGATGATTATATCGTCAAGTCGTCAAGCCTGGATGAGTTGAAAACGTCTATTAGAAAACGACTGGAATAGGCGCATAGAGAACAATTATGGTCAACGTGGAGACGGACGATGTGGCAATCTGGGAGGTATTTTTACTGGAGCCGGCAGGGGGATTTGAACCCTCGACCTGCTGATTACGAATCAGCTGCTCTACCACTGAGCTATGCCGGCCCGGACAGTGATGGCAAACGGATATAACACGAATTCAAAGGCTTGTCAATTTGTGCCCACCCTTCCCTTGTACCGTTCGAACCAGTCCTTTTCTCGCTTTCTTCACATGCCCACCCCATGAACCGCCGCATGGCACTTTGGGCATTTGGCATCAATTACATTATACTGCAGGATAGTGAACCCAAGGCGCTCAATTAATAGGGCGCCACATTTATGACAGTAAGTGTTCTCCCCTCCCTGCCCCGGGATATTACCGGAATAGACATAATAGAGTCCGGCCTTCAGGCCGATCTCCCGGGCCTTGAGCACGGTTTGCACCGGTGTGGAGGGGACACTGGTTAACCTGTACATGGGATGGAACCGGCTGACGTGCCAGGGGGTTTCCGGCCCTAACTCTGTCCGGATAAAGGCGGCAATCTCCTGTAATTCTTTTTCAGAATCATTGAGTGTGGGGATGATAAGGGTCGTAACCTCCACCCAGATGCCCAGTTTTTTCATGAGGTTAAGGTTTTCCAGGACCGGCATTAGTTTAGCCCCGCAGATCTCCTTGTAAAATTTCTCGCTATAAGCCTTGAGGTCAATGTTCGCTGCGTGGAGGTAGGGCTGAATGGTTTTGATAGCTTCTTGGCTCATGTAGCCATTGGAGACAAAGACATTTTTTATCCCCCGGTCATTGGCCAGTCGCGCTGAATCATAGGCGTATTCAAAGAAGATAGTCGGTTCGGTATAAGTATAAGAAATAGATTGGCACTTCAGCTTCTCAGCGGCGGCTACTACTTCCTCCGGAGGAAAAGGCTCGCCCGCGATCCTTTTTTCGTCTTTGGGCATCTGTGAAATCTCATAGTTCTGGCAAAAGAGGCAGTGAAAATTGCATCCCACCGTGGCTATGGAGTAGGATTTTGAACCGGGATGGAAGTGAAAAAGGGGCTTTTTTTCTATAGGGTCTATATGGCGGGCAATGACCTGCCCGTAAACCAGGGAATACAACATCCCATCTCTATTTTCCCGCACGCCGCAAATACCGTGCTTGCCGGGCATAATAAGGCAGTGGTGGTTACAGAGGTTGCACCGTACCTTCTGTTCCTCTTCCTTTACATAAAGCATGGCCTCTTTCATGGCTTCTCCTTAAAGACGGCCCCGGTACTGCCGGAGGTCACCCACTGGGCGTACCGATAGGCATAGCCCTCCTTGATCTTTGGCTCCAAAGGTTTCCAGCCCTTCTTACGTCTGGCCATTTCCTTCTCATTGACTTTCAGGGTTATCGTCTTTCCAGGAATGTCGATACCGATGCGATCACCCTCCTGGACAAGGGCGATGGCCCCACCCTCCGCAGCTTCCGGAGAGACATGGCCGATAGCCGCCCCCTGCGTGCCGCCACTGAAACGTCCGTCCGTAATCAGGGCCACATCTTTCCCCAGGCCCATCCCCACGATAGCCGAGGTCGGGGTTAGCATCTCGCGCATACCCGGGCCGCCCTTTGGCCCTTCGTACCGGATGACGACAACGTCACCCTTTTTTATCTTCCCCCCTAAGATGGTGGAGACTGCCTGTTCCTCCGAATCGAATACCCGGGCCGGCCCTTCGTGCCTTAACATTTCCGGGGCGACGGCCGACTGTTTCACCACCCCCCCATCCGGCGCCAGGTTGCCATAGAGTATGGCGATGCCTCCCTCAGCATGGTATGGGTCTTTGACCGGCCGTATTACGGTCTTGTCAAGAATGTTTTTACCCTTAAGATTATCCGCGAGCTTTTTGCCGGTCGCGGTCATAACCGTAGTGTCTATTAATCCGACCCCCGCCAATTCGGAGAGGATGGCCGGGATGCCGCCGGCCGCGTCGAGGTCCTGGAGATGATGGTGCCCGGCCGGGCTGAGACTACAGAGGTGAGGGGTTTTCCGGCTGATTTCATTAAATAGAGAAAGGGGAAGATTTATCCGGGCTTCATGGGCGATGGCCGGCACATGAAGAACGGTGTTGGTTGAACACCCCAGGGCCATATCCACGGCAATGGCATTCTTAAAGGCAGAGAGTGTGGCAATATCCCGCGGCCGCAGGCCCTTTTTCAGCAGCTCCATGACCTTGATGCCGGCTGCCTTGGCCAGGCGCTGGCGGGCGGCTGAGACGGCCGGGATAGTGCCGTTGCCGGGCAGGCCCAGGCCCAGGGCCTCTGTCAGGCAGTTCATGGAGTTGGCCGTGAACATACCGGCACAAGAACCACAGCCCGGACAGGCCGCATCCTCAAGGGCCTGAAGCATTTTTGCAGGCATCTTGCCGGCCCTGACCTTACCGACGCCTTCAAATACCGTGATCAGGTCTATCTCCTTTCCCCGGAAGGAGCCCGCCAGCATTGGGCCGCCACTGACCATTATGGCCGGTATGTTAAGGCGCAGCATGGCCATTAACATGCCCGGGATGATCTTATCGCAGTTGGGGACCAACACTAATCCATCAAAGGGGTGGGCCCGGGCCATGACCTCAACCGAATCGGCTATAAGCTCCCGGCTGGCCAGGGAGTATTTCATCCCTTCGTGGTTCATGGCAATTCCATCACAGACGCCGATGGTGGAAAACTCGATGGGCGTCCCTCCGGCCATGCGCACACCGGCCTTAACTGCGGTCGCGATCTGATTGAGATGGACATGGCCGGGGATTATTTCATTATAGGAATTGGCTATGCCGATGAGGGGCCTCCTGATCTCCTCGTCGGTGTAACCCATGGCCTTAAAAAGGGCGCGGTGTGGTGATTTCTCCAGCCCCTTTTTCATAGCATCACTTCGCATATCAGCCTCCCCTTAAGTTCAAATAATAACCACATCATACGGAAAAAGGGCGCGATTGACAAGGTCAAAGAGGGATAATTTTTATATCATCATCTTTACTTTATTATGTTAACATATCTAGGCGCACCTGGGCAGAATTTATATAAGCAACATCACCGGAGATTGTCATTTGAAAGTCAAAATTAGGGAACTAAACCTTCCGGTGCCTACCAGGGTAATATATGGGCAAAAGCTTATCGATGAGATGGTAACGTTCCTTCCTGCCACAGTCAGAAAAGTAACCATCGTTATTGGGAAGGGAAGTGTAAGGAGAAGCGGCCTGCTTGACCGCATCTTAACTCCCCTGCAGAAACATGGCCTGGAAACGACTGTATTTGAAGGCGTGGAAGAAAATCCGTCCTGGGCTACCTGCCTGCGGGGCAGGGACTTCCTCTTAAGGCAGGGAGCAGAGTTAATCATCGCCTTGGGCGGCGGCTCTGTCCTGGATACAGCCAAGGCCATGGCCCTGGCCGTTACAAACACGGGATCGCTGGCCGGGATGATAGAGCGAAGGGATTATTTACGAGAACCCCTTCCCACTATGGCCATCCCGACCACGGCGGGGACCGGGAGCGAGGTGACGCAGTATTGCATCATCACGGATGAGAATACCCATGACAAGTTAAACCTGCATACCCCGCACTCCTTTCCCAAGACCGCTATTCTCGATCCTATTTGTACGATATCCATGCCAGAGGCCCTGGCCATAGGGACCGGGATGGATGCCCTGAGCCATGCCGTAGAAGGCTTTCTCTCCCGGAGGGCGTGCAGCGAATCCGACCGGGTGGCCCTGGAGAGTATAGGAATGATCGGAAAGTTCCTGGAGGCTGGTATAAGGGAGCCTGAGAATCTGGAACTGCGCGAAAATATGCTCCTGGCCGCCGCTAAAGCCGGCGCGGTCATCTCCCGGACCGGCACTATACTGCTGCACGCCCTGGGCTACCGCCTTACCCTCGACCACGGCGTGCACCACGGCCTGGCCAATGCGGTTCTCTTTTATCCTTTCCTGCTGGTCACTCAAAGGTATCAGCCTCAAAAAGTGCAAGGAATCCTGGACGCATTTCTCGGAACCCACTCCACGCTGGAGGATCTCAAGGGTTACCTGATGCGGCTCGGCATTAAACCGGACATCGGCCGTTTCGGTGTTAAGTCCGAAGAATTCGAGGCCATAGCCCGCTATGTACTGGCTAAAAAGAACCTTCCGGACACCCCTTTTCCTGTAACCTCCAGGGATATTTTTGAAATACTCGCCCTGGCTATGAACTAAAGATGTCCTTCGGTCGTCAAAGAGACCAGGCGCTTTCCGGCATTTTTAAGTTTACTTTTCACCGCACAGCCTTATAATGAGAGCCTTTCTACAAGGCTTGACCAGTTCAGCGAACAGCCGGACGGGTGAGCATTTGCTGATAATTCATGGCTTATAGCGGATAAGGACTTAGTTTATGAACGAATTCTATGCCATATTCCTGGGCGTCATCCAGGGATTGACCGAATTCCTGCCCATCTCCAGCTCCGGACACCTGGCCCTGCTGGAGCATTTTTTTGGCCTAAAGGAGGCCGGTCTCGGC is a window of Thermodesulfobacteriota bacterium DNA encoding:
- the ilvD gene encoding dihydroxy-acid dehydratase, which produces MRSDAMKKGLEKSPHRALFKAMGYTDEEIRRPLIGIANSYNEIIPGHVHLNQIATAVKAGVRMAGGTPIEFSTIGVCDGIAMNHEGMKYSLASRELIADSVEVMARAHPFDGLVLVPNCDKIIPGMLMAMLRLNIPAIMVSGGPMLAGSFRGKEIDLITVFEGVGKVRAGKMPAKMLQALEDAACPGCGSCAGMFTANSMNCLTEALGLGLPGNGTIPAVSAARQRLAKAAGIKVMELLKKGLRPRDIATLSAFKNAIAVDMALGCSTNTVLHVPAIAHEARINLPLSLFNEISRKTPHLCSLSPAGHHHLQDLDAAGGIPAILSELAGVGLIDTTVMTATGKKLADNLKGKNILDKTVIRPVKDPYHAEGGIAILYGNLAPDGGVVKQSAVAPEMLRHEGPARVFDSEEQAVSTILGGKIKKGDVVVIRYEGPKGGPGMREMLTPTSAIVGMGLGKDVALITDGRFSGGTQGAAIGHVSPEAAEGGAIALVQEGDRIGIDIPGKTITLKVNEKEMARRKKGWKPLEPKIKEGYAYRYAQWVTSGSTGAVFKEKP
- a CDS encoding response regulator produces the protein MEENKKILVVDDEESIHLLYREELEEEGYQVFSAMNGEEALEIFGSNPIDLVILDINMPGMDGIEVLRQLKAQKPSLPVILSTAYSEYKHDLGSWASDDYIVKSSSLDELKTSIRKRLE
- a CDS encoding iron-containing alcohol dehydrogenase — its product is MKVKIRELNLPVPTRVIYGQKLIDEMVTFLPATVRKVTIVIGKGSVRRSGLLDRILTPLQKHGLETTVFEGVEENPSWATCLRGRDFLLRQGAELIIALGGGSVLDTAKAMALAVTNTGSLAGMIERRDYLREPLPTMAIPTTAGTGSEVTQYCIITDENTHDKLNLHTPHSFPKTAILDPICTISMPEALAIGTGMDALSHAVEGFLSRRACSESDRVALESIGMIGKFLEAGIREPENLELRENMLLAAAKAGAVISRTGTILLHALGYRLTLDHGVHHGLANAVLFYPFLLVTQRYQPQKVQGILDAFLGTHSTLEDLKGYLMRLGIKPDIGRFGVKSEEFEAIARYVLAKKNLPDTPFPVTSRDIFEILALAMN
- a CDS encoding ATP-binding protein, which translates into the protein MSPNHSLFKKTKKERTVETLARENESMVREISTLYKISGHLMTTVSVDEIGKTVIRAITGEEGLGFDRAVICLMDEQEAVLKEVWRGEKGEESSARDIIRPLNKDGGALAQAVQEKTPITINAGSDPVLSKIWFEGSDCADCAVVPIIAKDKVMGVIVVDNSCNNRATTKENVRVISMLANRTGLALDNARLYTLLDRTNKELVEARGLLAEAEKLAAMGEMASTLAHEIRNPLVSIGGLARRAIKVVNGDNAGRRYLEVIVDEVGRLEKTLNELLDYAQEPAESYVKKDLNHIVKECLELMRREFKEGSITVKKDLRSIPLIWCDERQLKHTLFNILLNARQAMPGGGAIRISSSVEEDDAGGYVTCTIKDTGGGIPEAILHNIFNPFFTTKKGGSGLGLAISYRIVSHHGGKIEVENEPGQGVAFSVKLPMNPEPRGHNVYKPKNKVTKQKIE
- a CDS encoding glycoside hydrolase family 57 protein, whose protein sequence is MHQPNYKDPLRGRYSMPWVRLHGIKAYHDMPSLLSNFSSIKQTFNLVPALLVQLQDYASGQAKDDFLDISAKPAGELTSEDREFILSNFFNCNWETMIKPYPRFWQLLLKRGMVIDESRVRESVARFNTQDFLDLQIWFNLTWFGYTSRKKPDIYGLFRKGQFFSERDKGIVLDTQQEVIKEIIPLYARLAEKKQIEITTSPFYHPILPLLIDSDFAGRPIPEVRLPQRFQYPEDAFWHLSEAMSLHEKIFGQRPRGLWPSEGSVCPELIPIMSELGIKWAATDEGILFHSLARQGESSTGNYNRDTLFYPYAVEHEGAKVNMVFRDHGLSDLFGFVYYRNQPRQAAEDFFSHLHNIRNNWQSGKKPLLLNIILDGENPWEHYSNGGETFLTEIYKSFSNSSDFKTTTVSDYLEEFPPTGSIAHLYTGSWINHNFDIWIGGVEENEGWDILGQTRSFLARSLEERRDLSDEAVSKAWESLHAAEGSDWFWWYGEHFSCAYSFEFDRLFREYLSQVYRAMGEEVPERLKSPIKRLKKVIPPIEPRGFIHPVLDGRLTQFYEWSGAGYFETKTTGGAMYQGRERITAIYYGFNVDSLCFRLETDEADFSGWSQDQEIYLYLLNSRPYFLTVFPAAKGDGFYYRLYKGRPDDHVLVDEFKSIGIYKFVELAVSFKYLGFNVGEEIRLVVEVRDKGLVKERYPSVGYLAIIVPDENFEQIHWQV
- the amrS gene encoding AmmeMemoRadiSam system radical SAM enzyme → MKEAMLYVKEEEQKVRCNLCNHHCLIMPGKHGICGVRENRDGMLYSLVYGQVIARHIDPIEKKPLFHFHPGSKSYSIATVGCNFHCLFCQNYEISQMPKDEKRIAGEPFPPEEVVAAAEKLKCQSISYTYTEPTIFFEYAYDSARLANDRGIKNVFVSNGYMSQEAIKTIQPYLHAANIDLKAYSEKFYKEICGAKLMPVLENLNLMKKLGIWVEVTTLIIPTLNDSEKELQEIAAFIRTELGPETPWHVSRFHPMYRLTSVPSTPVQTVLKAREIGLKAGLYYVYSGNIPGQGGENTYCHKCGALLIERLGFTILQYNVIDAKCPKCHAAVHGVGM
- the galT gene encoding galactose-1-phosphate uridylyltransferase, with protein sequence MPELRKDPIVGRWVIISKERGKRPSDFIVEKEIAKGGFCPLCPGHENTTPKEVLAYGRNHGEPNTPGWTLRVVPNKYPALMIEGDLDKAGEGVYDKMNGIGAHEVIVETPNHDETLAELSPERLVEVLRSYRDRIIDLKKDMRFRYIMIFKNYGRAAGASLEHSHSQLIALPVVPELVCEELQGAKTYYNYKERCVFCDIIRQELTRGSRLVCENEDFLAITPFAPRAPFEMWILPKRHSSSYVDVTDDEFSRLAQIFSETFRRLNGAIPRVPYNYVLHTTPLKEGALDYYHWHFEIMPKLTMIAGFEWGTGFYINPTPPEDAAKFLRELTL